In Danio rerio strain Tuebingen ecotype United States chromosome 9, GRCz12tu, whole genome shotgun sequence, the genomic window agcatttttaaatgtgtacttCATTCACCGCTGATTTACACAAATCTGCCAAACATTCAGTTTACCTCTATGAGAACTAAAACTTCACTTACAGCACCTGCTTCGACCCTGTGTAGATGTACACCAGTGTCCGTGAACTCATACCTGTGATGGATACAGTACGACAGCAGCCAGACCAACCCAGCTGTGAAGACTGTACATGTTGGGAATGTTTTTGGCATTGTGGAAAACAAACACAGCCACCACAGAAATCACAGCCAAGATGAAGGCGAGAATATGCAGCCCTGCGTGGATCAACTTCATCATCTGCTTGCTGCACCTCCAGGTCCATGGCAGTCTGTACACTACAATTGCTgaggaggaagaaaaaaaagacgtGAAGAGCATTCAAATGCCATGAGGGGGGCGATGACGTTTTAAATACTCGAATACAAACATGTCCCAAGAAACTAAcatttctccttaataatatagtaAGTATTCTTTGGAAATTCTAagtagggaaatcatattagcagccaatgactatcaacaTACAGCATTGTTTGcagtcaattaaacagtgctgatgttgttttgagGTCATGTGACTACCATGGTAAACAAAATAGGGAGCGCGTCACAagctgtcactgaacgaatgtgcgaatataaaacccacTTTGCCTCAATGCCAAGAGCATTCTCCGATCTTTCACTAACATTCTGGAAATGTTCTCtcagtgttttttaaatgttctttctGTAACATTAATACAGTGTTCAATATTATGCGGTCATACTGACACATCATAATGTTGTCATCGTTAGACATCGTTAGCTGGATGTCCACTAAACACGTGTAATTTTTCATCCTTACATCTCAGCaagtatttttgtgtttaaaagaagtttAATAGACGTCTAGACATAGATGGCTGGCCTAAAACAAGGCTACCTATAGGCAGTTGGGAAAAATTTTAAGAAAAGCCTTAAACAAGACTACACATCAATTAGACAGGAATGAATACCGACACACGTGAAGTCTGTCTAATCGGTGCACATCAGCAAAAGTCTAgttttgggttatttttttttatgtctattagatttttactgacagtctAAATATAGCCTAGCTTTAGCTATTGAGCCAGATTAGAGtcacaaaaataatacatttacaaaataaaacgaaTACATCTACAACTCAAAATCCAATAATTAAGTACAATTCAGAAACGCACATTTTCAGTTCATAAATTCAAAGCACaagtaaaaaatatgcaaatccaaatcatcaaatcaaaacaaaattagtaaaatgcaaaaatacaattcggaatttcaaaacacaattcagaaataAACAATTGAAATTCGTAAATTcataacacaattcaaaaatagaCAAATCCAAATTCGTCAAATGgaaacacgatttgtaaatacacaaatccaattcagcAAATgaaaacacgatttgtaaatacacaaatgcaattcataaattcaaaacatgattaaaaaatacacaaatctaattcgttaAATggaaacacgattcgtaaatacacaaatgccattcggaaattcaaaacacgattccaAAATACACATATCCAATTTGTCAAATGAAAACACAATTCGTAactacacaaatacaattcgttaattcaaaacacgattcataaatacacaaatccaatttgtaaactcaaaacatgattcataaatacacaaatcatattcataaatacgcaaatccaattcgtaaattcaaaacacaattcgtaaatacacaaatacaaatcAATTGGCAATATTAGATTTTTAACTGGTGAACTTACAAATTGTGTGTTATGTAGCGTAtttacaaattatgttttaaatttcaaTGTGGATTTTGttaatgtgaattgtgctgtccATGTATgaactttattttgtaaatgttttatttttgagactgatctggctccatattagCCAAGTTGCGTTTAGACGTCAATCAAACACAACATTCAAAGCATTCAAGTCTAACATTTACCCTAAAGAAAACAAGGAACATTTCTCTAATGATGTTCaatgtatttaaaaagtttttaacgtTCCGTTAAAAGTAACCTCATGcgagtttagttttattttgctttgtttattgttgCGAAAAAACGCACTTGTTCGGAGTTTAAATCATTATACTGTCCGTTTTCATATCACACCCAAAATCATGAGAAAAGCAACGTTACGACACATTAAGGTGGGCTACTtaagttatttaaatgttttgaaaactgTAATGTAATTGTGTGGGTCATAAACGTGACCTGTTGCTTTAAATCCTGATTACACACTCAGGAATGTGAAACCTCAGACTGTCTCAACAGATGCAAACACTCAACTCCTTACCGATTCCTTGAAGAAAAATAAAGCCTATAACCATCAACAGCGGGTGCCAGTTAAACTCAGCCGCTCCTCCGTCCCATCCGAGCCCTTCTCTGTAGTGTAAAACCCAGGATAAAGCGACCGCGATCGACACAATCCCGACCACCGACGCCAGAAtgaagaacagcagaaactgcgGGTAGTTCTCCATCATCCTCGAGCTCTGAAGTGCACTAGATGACACTCAACATCTGACTGACCCGCTGcaggaaaacacacacaagaCACGTCAGTTTGGGGGCTGGCTCGCGTTTTCACTTCTCACCCAAACAACGGGATGTGTCCCAAATCATAATATGGCGCCTGGGCGGGCAGCATCTTTTCTTAATTAACAACGTTTGAATAGAAAAGCATTAATacctttaaaatgacacaaatgaCTGAGATTTACATTTACAATCTTTTCATGCATTAATAACACATCTAAAAAAATTGTTTgtggtttgttcaaactacttattaaaaatgagctgaaacaacacacttcttcagtttttttggggactgcttaattgttttatgttcaatccacttaaatttgtaaaaactaataacttaatttgcctcatgtcattccaacacaaatcgattggtGCATTTTGacagcatatataaataaaaatacaataaaaaaaatctaaaaaattatgaataaagaaaaataagtagCAGGGGAGTGGAAGTTCTCAAAATATGAAAGCAAAATCCTTTATTAAAGTATATAACTATCTTGATTTTGACTTTTATACTTGGcatcatccaaaaaaaaaattagtttctaTAGTTCAAATATCTTAAATAATCTTGAATTAAGAAGCGTTTTTCAGAGAATAGGatcagtcaaaattaagtgagtttttccttaaaacaagcaaactattcttgtttttttttggtttaattttagtttgaatttagttaaattgttatttttcttgttttaatattaaattaagaaGGGCTTTTTCAAGAAATACttctaaattcaattcatctttatttctgtacaattttacaatgtagattgtgtcaaagcagtttaacatagaatattataatagatggaaacagtgtcagtccagttttcagaattgagtTGCtttcactactgaaagtccaaacacagaagagcaaatccatctatgCGAGCCAAACCTAGCAAACCTGTGGCGAggacaaaacttcaccaattgacgaaagtgaaggaaaaaccaTTGAGAGTAACCTGccatttttactattaaaagcacattttaatttaaatgtgatgttttttgtttttatttgttttttacatataagcgcAGTACAGTGTTCATGTTCAGACTATGTATAATATTTAAATGGCTGACACTAATAAATTTTCTTATTAATAGTAATTCATCTGCCACATTTTTGAACTGTgaagagttgtagctgctttactgggcctactatgaCTACGCTACTGTACTTCAGTACTGCCCATGGAACttggagagactttttttttctgacgtagtttttaattttataaacatcattttaaggttaatgttattagcccctttaagcttaattattattttttcgatAGCCTACAGCAGTGGCTTTCAAACTTTTTTCCTCAAGTACCACCTctgaaaaaaatagtctctccaagttcCATGGGCAGTACTGAAAAACAGTAGCGTAGccatagtaggcccagtaaagcagacACAACTCTtcacagttcaaaaacgtggcagatgaattactattattaagaaaATTTATTAGTGTCAGCCATTTAAATATTATACATAGTCTGAACATGAACACTGTACTGCGCTTataagtaaaaaacaaataaaaacaaaaaacatcacatttaaattaaaatgtgcttttaatagtaaaaaaggaaggtaacttgcctaattacccttacctgcctaggtaacctaattaaccaagtcaagcctttaaatgtcactttaagctgaatagaagtgtcttgaaaaatatctattagtatctattaaaactattatgtatagaaatgtgttgaaaaaaatgtgctttccgttaaacagaaattggggaaaaaataaacaggggggctaataattctgacttcaactgtacatctctAGCTAAAATATAATCTTTGTTCAAAATGTCTCTCTGCTTAGACTTATGACACCTCATGCTGTCTAAGTAGGCAACTCATGAAGTCTGTCAGCTCACTAAATGAAACACAggctgcttttcttttttttttttttcctcgacAGTTTTGTAAGCAACCACAGTGTTATACAACGTAACTTGGTTTCACAATCATGACAAGAGAGTATCTGTCACAAAATTCTGTCTTTATTAAGATAGTTTTGAGTTAATGTTTGCATACTGATATAAATTAGTAAACAGAACCGTGTCAGGTCATTGATGTCAATGCATGAATGCTCACTGATCAGCAATTTCTCCAATACAAATGACAGTGTGAAAGATTCATGCttcataatacaaaaatatatatattttctgctCTCGAGTTGTCAAACATCAACATAGGAGAATATCTACATTATAATACAGTAACAGACATCTTTTATTACGTTGTTTTGTCTacatcaggcatgtccaaactcggtcctgggcctgtgtgtcctgcaaagtttagttccaaccccaatcagacacacctgggctagctaatcaagctcttactaggctttctagaaacattcttttaggtgtgttaaggcaagctaaaatctgcaggacaccagacctccaggacctGGTCTACATGATATGAAGCATGCTCATTATGGTTGGTCTGAAGCCGGTCTCTTCATTTTATAAACATGGCAACAGAAGCTGTTGTTCTTCTCCTGGACAGTGTGAATAATGGTGTCTCTGTCAAAGTACACCTCGTGACTGTAGGTCTGGAAAAACAAAGGAGAACCTTTGAATTATGAGCAATTAAAAAAATAGCGTCTAATGCTGTGGTTCCCaagcctgttcctggaggcacaccggcagtacatattttggatgtctttctcatctgacccattaacttcaggttttattatgttctgatgagttgattcaggcgtgtttgattaggaagaggttgaaatgtgtactgttggtgtgccttcaggaacagggttgggaaacactggcctAGATGATACATTTGTATTCGGGAAGATGTAAAGactgaatttgtgtgtgtgttttatctgaAGCAGGACTTACAGGTCAAATATGAGTTCTTTCGGTTTAAAAGCGATTAATCGTGCTGACCTAGACTcttgtttcccaaccctgttcccagagacacaccaacagtacatattttggatgtctcccttatctgacccattaacttcagcTCTTGGAGTTTCTTCTAATgctctgatgagttgattcaggtgtgtttgattaggaagaggttgaaaacgggtgctgttggtgtgccttcaggaacaggattgggaaaCACTGGCCTAGACAATACATTTGTAGTCAGAAAGATATAAAagactgcatttgtgtgtgtgtgtgtgtgtgtcttttatcAGAAGCTGCACTTACAGGCCAAATATGAGTTCTTtcagtttaaaaatgatttattgtgcaggcctagaccagtgtttcccaactctgTTGCCGaagacacaccaacagtacatattttggatgtcttcctcatctgacccattaactatgttctgatgagttgattcaggtgtgtttgattaggaagaggttgaaaatgtgtaatgTTGGTGTGTCTTCAGGAACATGATTGGGAAACACTGGCAAACACATAGGAAACACCTAGAAAACACGTTTTTAGTCAGGAAGATTCAAagactgcatttgtgtgtgtgtgtgtgtgtatgtgttttatctAAAGCAGCACTTAAAGGACAAATACGAGTGTCTTttggtttaaaaactatttaacatGCAGGTGtaaaccagtgtttcccaaccctgttcctggagacgcATCAACAGTCCATATTTTGTATGTCTCCCTTATCAGACCCATTAACTTCAGCTTCTGTAGTCTCTTCTAATGCTCTGAAGAGTTGATTTAGGTTTGTTTGATTAGGAAAAGGATGAAAATGTGTAcagttggtgtgccttcaggaccagagttgggaaacactggcctATACTATACATTTGTATTCAGGAAGATGTAAAGActgaatttgtgtgtgtattttatctGAAGCAGCTCTTAAAGGCTAAATATGAGTTTCTTTCGGTTTAAAAGTGATTAATCGTGCAGGCCTAGACCAgtttttcccaaccctgttcctggagacacACCAACAGtccatattttggatgtctcccttatctgacccattaactttAGCTCTTGGAGTTTCTTCTAATgctctgatgagttgattcaggcgtgtttgattaggaagaggttgaaaatgggtactgttggtgtgccttcaggaacaggattgggaaaCACTGGCCTATACTATACATTTGTAGTCAGAAAGATATAAAagactgcatttgtgtgtgtgtgtgtgtgtcttttatcAGAAGCAGCACTTACAGGCCAAATATGagttttttcagtttaaaaatgatttattgtgcaGGCCTAGACAAGTGTTTCCCAACTCTGTTGCCGaagacacaccaacagtacatattttggatgtcttcctcatctgacccattaactatgttctgatgagttgattcaggtgtgtttgattaggaagaggttgaaaatgtgtaatgTTGGTGTGTCTTCAGGAACATGATTGGGAAACACTGGCAAACACATAGGAAACACCTAGAAAACACGTTTTTAGTCACGAAGATTCAAAGActgcatttgtatgtgtgtgtgtatttatgtgttttatCTAAAGCAGCACTTAAAGGACAAATACGAGTGTCTTttggtttaaaaactatttatcatGCAGGTGtaaaccagtgtttcccaaccctgttcctggagacgcATCAACAGTCCATATTTTTGATGTCTCCCTTGCCTGACCCATTACTTTCAGGTTTTTATTATGTTCTGATGGGTtgattcagatgtgtttgattaggaagaggctGAAAgagtgtactgttggtgtgccttcgggAACAGTGTTGGAAACACTGGTCTAATGACATTAATTGAAGATTCATACCACATCCCAGGGCTCCTCCAGAGGAACTCTCTTCATTAAAGCGCCTGTTTTATTGTCATGCAGGCGAAGACGAGCCTGTCCTTCATCTTCAGCGTGAGTGATGTCCACCACAGCCAGCAGATCAAGCTCGTCTTCATACTTCACCATTCTGAACGTCTAGGTATTATAATAAGTATTCAAAATAATACACAAGCTCATGACCTCATGATCACGCATTAGACTGCAAAAGAATgcagagtttttgttttgttt contains:
- the cybrd1 gene encoding plasma membrane ascorbate-dependent reductase CYBRD1 (The RefSeq protein has 2 substitutions compared to this genomic sequence); this translates as MEDYPQFLLFFILASVVGIVSIAVALSWVLHYREGLGWDGGAAEFNWHPLLMVIGFIFLQGIAIVVYRLPWTWRCSKQMMKLIHAGLHILAFILAVISVVAVFDFHNAKNIPNMYSLHSWVGLAAVVLYPSQIVLGIAVYLIPVTPVRVRAALMPLHIYSGLFIFISVIAAALMGITEKLIFSLKSPAYKDSPPEAVLVNVLGLLIAAFGALVVWIATRSAWKRPREETAQTLSNNTTSPEEIKVGTDMTTTS